In the Microtus pennsylvanicus isolate mMicPen1 chromosome 6, mMicPen1.hap1, whole genome shotgun sequence genome, one interval contains:
- the Itgb1 gene encoding integrin beta-1 isoform X2, which yields MNLQLVFWIGFISLICSVFGQTDKNRCLKANAKSCGECIQAGPNCGWCTNTTFLQEGMPTSARCDDLEALKKKGCQPSDIENPRGSQTIKKNKNVTNRNRGTAEKLQPEDITQIQPQQLLLKLRSGEPQKFTLKFKRAEDYPIDLYYLMDLSYSMKDDLENVKSLGTDLMNEMRRITSDFRIGFGSFVEKTVMPYISTTPAKLRNPCTSEQNCTSPFSYKNVLSLTNRGEVFNELVGQQRISGNLDSPEGGFDAIMQVAVCGSLIGWRNVTRLLVFSTDAGFHFAGDGKLGGIVLPNDGQCHLENNVYTMSHYYDYPSIAHLVQKLSENNIQTIFAVTEEFQPVYKELKNLIPKSAVGTLSGNSSNVIQLIIDAYNSLSSEVILENSKLPEGVTINYKSYCKNGVNGTGENGRKCSNISIGDEVQFEISITANKCPNKESETIKIKPLGFTEEVEVVLQFICKCNCQSHGIPASPKCHEGNGTFECGACRCNEGRVGRHCECSTDEVNSEDMDAYCRKENSSEICSNNGECVCGQCVCRKRDNTNEIYSGKFCECDNFNCDRSNGLICGGNGVCRCRVCECFPNYTGSACDCSLDTAPCVASNGQICNGRGICECGACKCTDPKFQGPTCETCQTCLGVCAEHKECVQCRAFNKGEKKDTCAQECSHFNLTKVESRDKLPQPVQVDPVTHCKEKDIDDCWFYFTYSVNGNNEAIVHVVETPDCPTGPDIIPIVAGVVAGIVLIGLALLLIWKLLMIIHDRREFAKFEKEKMNAKWDTQENPIYKSPINNFKNPNYGRKAGL from the exons ATGAATTTGCAACTGGTTTTCTGGATTGGATTCATCAGCTTGATTTGTTCCGTATTTGGCcaaacag ATAAAAATAGATGTTTAAAAGCAAATGCCAAATCTTGTGGAGAATGCATACAAGCAGGGCCCAATTGTGGGTGGTGCACGAATACG ACATTTTTACAAGAAGGAATGCCTACTTCTGCACGTTGTGATGATTTAGAAGCATTAAAAAAGAAGGGCTGCCAGCCAAGTGACATAGAAAACCCAAGAGGATCCcaaactataaagaaaaataaaaacgtCACCAACCGCAACAGAGGAACAGCAGAGAAGCTCCAGCCAGAGGACATAACTCAGATCCAACCACAGCAGCTGCTCCTGAAGCTGCGATCAG GAGAACCACAGaagtttacattaaaattcaaaagGGCTGAAGACTACCCCATTGACCTCTACTACCTTATGGATCTGTCCTACTCTATGAAAGACGATCTGGAGAATGTGAAGAGCCTCGGCACAGATCTGATGAATGAGATGAGGAGGATCACTTCAGACTTCCGCATCG GCTTCGGCTCATTCGTGGAGAAAACTGTGATGCCGTACATTAGCACCACCCCAGCGAAGCTCAGGAACCCCTGCACGAGTGAACAGAACTGCACCAGCCCCTTTAGCTACAAAAATGTGCTCAGTCTTACTAACAGAGGAGAGGTTTTCAATGAACTTGTTGGTCAGCAGCGCATCTCTGGAAACTTGGACTCTCCAGAAGGTGGTTTTGATGCCATCATGCAGGTCGCAGTTTGTGGA TCGCTGATTGGCTGGAGGAATGTGACGCGACTGCTGGTGTTCTCTACGGATGCTGGCTTTCACTTTGCTGGAGATGGGAAACTTGGTGGCATTGTTTTACCAAACGATGGGCAGTGTCACCTGGAAAACAACGTCTACACAATGAGCCATTATTAC GATTATCCCTCAATTGCCCACCTTGTCCAGAAACTCAGTGAAAATAACATCCAGACGATCTTCGCGGTCACTGAAGAGTTCCAGCCTGTGTACAAG GAACTGAAGAATTTGATCCCTAAGTCTGCAGTGGGCACACTGTCTGGAAACTCCAGTAACGTGATCCAGCTGATCATCGATGCCTACAAT TCGCTTTCTTCAGAAGTCATTCTGGAAAACAGCAAATTGCCGGAAGGAGTAACAATAAATTACAAATCCTACTGCAAGAACGGGGTGAATGGGACAGGAGAAAATGGGCGAAAGTGTTCCAATATTTCCATTGGAGATGAG gttcAATTTGAAATAAGCATAACTGCAAATAAATGTCCAAATAAGGAGTCTGAAACCATTAAAATTAAGCCTCTAGGCTTCACTGAAGAAGTAGAGGTCGTTCTTCAGTTCATCTGTAAGTGCAATTGCCAAAGCCATGGCATTCCAGCGAGTCCCAAGTGCCATGAGGGGAACGGGACGTTTGAGTGTGGAGCCTGCAG GTGCAATGAGGGGCGTGTGGGGAGGCACTGTGAGTGCAGCACAGACGAAGTGAACAGCGAAGACATGGACGCTTACTGCAGGAAGGAGAACAGCTCAGAGATCTGCAGTAACAACGGGGAGTGTGTCTGCGGACAGTGCGTGTGCAGGAAAAGAGATAACACCAACGAGATCTACTCTGGCAAGTTCTGCGAGTGTGATAACTTCAACTGCGACCGATCCAACGGCCTCATCTGTGGAGGGAACGGTGTCTGCAGGTGTCGCGTGTGCGAATGCTTCCCCAACTACACTGGCAGTGCGTGCGACTGTTCCCTGGACACTGCTCCGTGTGTAGCATCAAATGGTCAGATTTGCAACGGCCGGGGCATCTGTGAGTGTGGGGCCTGTAAGTGTACAGATCCCAAGTTTCAAGGGCCAACCTGCGAGACGTGTCAGACCTGCCTTGGCGTCTGTGCAGAGCATAA AGAATGTGTTCAGTGCCGAGCGTtcaacaaaggagaaaagaaagacacgtgtgcacaggagtgcTCCCACTTCAACCTCACTAAGGTGGAAAGCAGGGACAAGCTGCCCCAGCCAGTGCAGGTCGATCCCGTGACCCACTGCAAGGAGAAGGACATTGATGACTGCTGGTTCTATTTCACCTACTCGGTGAACGGCAACAACGAGGCCATCGTGCATGTTGTGGAGACTCCAG ACTGTCCGACCGGTCCCGACATCATCCCGATCGTAGCaggtgtggttgctgggattgtgCTCATTGGCCTGGCCTTGCTGCTCATTTGGAAGCTTTTAATGATAATCCACGACAGAAGGGAATTTGCTaaatttgaaaaggagaaaatgaatgcCAAGTGGGACACG CAAGAAAATCCGATTTACAAGAGTCCTATAAATAATTTCAAGAATCCAAACTATGGACGTAAAGCTGGTCTCTGA
- the Itgb1 gene encoding integrin beta-1 isoform X1, giving the protein MNLQLVFWIGFISLICSVFGQTDKNRCLKANAKSCGECIQAGPNCGWCTNTTFLQEGMPTSARCDDLEALKKKGCQPSDIENPRGSQTIKKNKNVTNRNRGTAEKLQPEDITQIQPQQLLLKLRSGEPQKFTLKFKRAEDYPIDLYYLMDLSYSMKDDLENVKSLGTDLMNEMRRITSDFRIGFGSFVEKTVMPYISTTPAKLRNPCTSEQNCTSPFSYKNVLSLTNRGEVFNELVGQQRISGNLDSPEGGFDAIMQVAVCGSLIGWRNVTRLLVFSTDAGFHFAGDGKLGGIVLPNDGQCHLENNVYTMSHYYDYPSIAHLVQKLSENNIQTIFAVTEEFQPVYKELKNLIPKSAVGTLSGNSSNVIQLIIDAYNSLSSEVILENSKLPEGVTINYKSYCKNGVNGTGENGRKCSNISIGDEVQFEISITANKCPNKESETIKIKPLGFTEEVEVVLQFICKCNCQSHGIPASPKCHEGNGTFECGACRCNEGRVGRHCECSTDEVNSEDMDAYCRKENSSEICSNNGECVCGQCVCRKRDNTNEIYSGKFCECDNFNCDRSNGLICGGNGVCRCRVCECFPNYTGSACDCSLDTAPCVASNGQICNGRGICECGACKCTDPKFQGPTCETCQTCLGVCAEHKECVQCRAFNKGEKKDTCAQECSHFNLTKVESRDKLPQPVQVDPVTHCKEKDIDDCWFYFTYSVNGNNEAIVHVVETPDCPTGPDIIPIVAGVVAGIVLIGLALLLIWKLLMIIHDRREFAKFEKEKMNAKWDTGENPIYKSAVTTVVNPKYEGK; this is encoded by the exons ATGAATTTGCAACTGGTTTTCTGGATTGGATTCATCAGCTTGATTTGTTCCGTATTTGGCcaaacag ATAAAAATAGATGTTTAAAAGCAAATGCCAAATCTTGTGGAGAATGCATACAAGCAGGGCCCAATTGTGGGTGGTGCACGAATACG ACATTTTTACAAGAAGGAATGCCTACTTCTGCACGTTGTGATGATTTAGAAGCATTAAAAAAGAAGGGCTGCCAGCCAAGTGACATAGAAAACCCAAGAGGATCCcaaactataaagaaaaataaaaacgtCACCAACCGCAACAGAGGAACAGCAGAGAAGCTCCAGCCAGAGGACATAACTCAGATCCAACCACAGCAGCTGCTCCTGAAGCTGCGATCAG GAGAACCACAGaagtttacattaaaattcaaaagGGCTGAAGACTACCCCATTGACCTCTACTACCTTATGGATCTGTCCTACTCTATGAAAGACGATCTGGAGAATGTGAAGAGCCTCGGCACAGATCTGATGAATGAGATGAGGAGGATCACTTCAGACTTCCGCATCG GCTTCGGCTCATTCGTGGAGAAAACTGTGATGCCGTACATTAGCACCACCCCAGCGAAGCTCAGGAACCCCTGCACGAGTGAACAGAACTGCACCAGCCCCTTTAGCTACAAAAATGTGCTCAGTCTTACTAACAGAGGAGAGGTTTTCAATGAACTTGTTGGTCAGCAGCGCATCTCTGGAAACTTGGACTCTCCAGAAGGTGGTTTTGATGCCATCATGCAGGTCGCAGTTTGTGGA TCGCTGATTGGCTGGAGGAATGTGACGCGACTGCTGGTGTTCTCTACGGATGCTGGCTTTCACTTTGCTGGAGATGGGAAACTTGGTGGCATTGTTTTACCAAACGATGGGCAGTGTCACCTGGAAAACAACGTCTACACAATGAGCCATTATTAC GATTATCCCTCAATTGCCCACCTTGTCCAGAAACTCAGTGAAAATAACATCCAGACGATCTTCGCGGTCACTGAAGAGTTCCAGCCTGTGTACAAG GAACTGAAGAATTTGATCCCTAAGTCTGCAGTGGGCACACTGTCTGGAAACTCCAGTAACGTGATCCAGCTGATCATCGATGCCTACAAT TCGCTTTCTTCAGAAGTCATTCTGGAAAACAGCAAATTGCCGGAAGGAGTAACAATAAATTACAAATCCTACTGCAAGAACGGGGTGAATGGGACAGGAGAAAATGGGCGAAAGTGTTCCAATATTTCCATTGGAGATGAG gttcAATTTGAAATAAGCATAACTGCAAATAAATGTCCAAATAAGGAGTCTGAAACCATTAAAATTAAGCCTCTAGGCTTCACTGAAGAAGTAGAGGTCGTTCTTCAGTTCATCTGTAAGTGCAATTGCCAAAGCCATGGCATTCCAGCGAGTCCCAAGTGCCATGAGGGGAACGGGACGTTTGAGTGTGGAGCCTGCAG GTGCAATGAGGGGCGTGTGGGGAGGCACTGTGAGTGCAGCACAGACGAAGTGAACAGCGAAGACATGGACGCTTACTGCAGGAAGGAGAACAGCTCAGAGATCTGCAGTAACAACGGGGAGTGTGTCTGCGGACAGTGCGTGTGCAGGAAAAGAGATAACACCAACGAGATCTACTCTGGCAAGTTCTGCGAGTGTGATAACTTCAACTGCGACCGATCCAACGGCCTCATCTGTGGAGGGAACGGTGTCTGCAGGTGTCGCGTGTGCGAATGCTTCCCCAACTACACTGGCAGTGCGTGCGACTGTTCCCTGGACACTGCTCCGTGTGTAGCATCAAATGGTCAGATTTGCAACGGCCGGGGCATCTGTGAGTGTGGGGCCTGTAAGTGTACAGATCCCAAGTTTCAAGGGCCAACCTGCGAGACGTGTCAGACCTGCCTTGGCGTCTGTGCAGAGCATAA AGAATGTGTTCAGTGCCGAGCGTtcaacaaaggagaaaagaaagacacgtgtgcacaggagtgcTCCCACTTCAACCTCACTAAGGTGGAAAGCAGGGACAAGCTGCCCCAGCCAGTGCAGGTCGATCCCGTGACCCACTGCAAGGAGAAGGACATTGATGACTGCTGGTTCTATTTCACCTACTCGGTGAACGGCAACAACGAGGCCATCGTGCATGTTGTGGAGACTCCAG ACTGTCCGACCGGTCCCGACATCATCCCGATCGTAGCaggtgtggttgctgggattgtgCTCATTGGCCTGGCCTTGCTGCTCATTTGGAAGCTTTTAATGATAATCCACGACAGAAGGGAATTTGCTaaatttgaaaaggagaaaatgaatgcCAAGTGGGACACG ggtGAAAATCCTATTTACAAGAGTGCGGTGACAACTGTGGTCAATCCGAAGTATGAGGGAAAATGA